Proteins encoded by one window of Tunturibacter psychrotolerans:
- a CDS encoding tetratricopeptide repeat protein, with product MPQSPTPTLQSEIPTDETAVRQPVERVLQQAIDHHRAGSLLKAERCYRAILSQWPDHADANHNLGVLTIATGHAAAALQYFQAAIRADPGQGQFWLSCIDALIQIGQAEAARQMMNIGVRSGLRGDAVHTLRDRLEHIASEASAGSDAAPIAALDAKSSDGPDRTPAGGKGARGRRAAQSAKNGQKKASFNSDVPEPAETALLLSLFEQGREQEMESLARSFTERYPKSGYGWNMLGAVRQRKSNFSDAATCYRRALEADPDCVEACFNLGRILQEHGDLTKAEGCYRRALELYPGFLAAHYGLGEVFDLQSRFAESEACYRRVIEIQSDLAKAHNNLAVALTRQERPGESEASSRRALELTPRFAEAFCNLGAALQDQGRLAEAADSYRGALEIRPDLQVAHHGLLFCLSHSDGVEPEALFAEHLRFAERFETPLRSAWPRHQNSREPNRRLQVGFVSGDLRQHALAYFIEPLFSHLAADDGLSLHVYSNHAAEDTVTDRLRGHVPHWNRIFALSDVALAAKISADGIDILVDLTGHTARNRLLAFARKPAPVQCGWIGYLGTSGLRSIDYYLADRDFLPPGEFDRYFTEKIVYLPAVAPFQPNPDAPAVNPLPALESGHLTFGSFSRLSKLSRPVISLWSQLLRGLPESQMLIAGMPRDGRYESLSGWFHDEGIASERLQFHPRCDSRSYFALHHQVDLCLDPFPFTGATTTSHALWMGVPTLTLTGQSVPGRLGPVLLHHAGLGDFVARSPQEFVEKGIYWARNLESLARLRAGLRERFLQSPIGQPAIVAQGLSVAFRQMWRSWCAAALEPETGVPLNEEIR from the coding sequence TTGCCACAATCGCCTACGCCCACGCTGCAATCAGAGATACCGACCGACGAGACCGCTGTCCGGCAGCCTGTGGAGCGTGTGCTTCAGCAGGCGATCGATCATCATCGGGCTGGCAGCCTCCTCAAAGCGGAGCGCTGCTATCGCGCCATACTCTCCCAATGGCCCGATCACGCGGATGCCAACCACAACCTCGGCGTTCTGACCATCGCGACCGGCCACGCCGCCGCGGCGCTGCAGTATTTCCAGGCAGCGATTCGGGCTGACCCCGGCCAGGGCCAGTTTTGGCTGAGCTGCATCGACGCCCTCATCCAAATCGGCCAGGCAGAAGCAGCACGACAGATGATGAATATTGGAGTGCGAAGCGGTTTGCGCGGCGACGCCGTCCACACGCTGCGCGACCGCCTGGAGCACATCGCGTCAGAGGCATCCGCCGGATCGGATGCAGCACCGATTGCCGCATTAGACGCTAAATCATCTGACGGGCCAGACCGAACACCTGCTGGTGGCAAGGGCGCAAGGGGACGGAGAGCCGCACAGTCCGCGAAGAACGGACAGAAAAAGGCCAGCTTCAATTCAGACGTTCCCGAACCGGCCGAGACCGCCTTGTTGCTCTCCCTCTTCGAGCAGGGCCGTGAGCAGGAGATGGAGAGCCTTGCTCGGTCGTTCACAGAGCGCTATCCGAAGTCCGGCTACGGCTGGAACATGCTTGGCGCGGTGCGGCAGCGAAAAAGCAACTTCTCCGATGCGGCGACCTGCTACCGGCGAGCCCTTGAGGCCGACCCCGATTGCGTCGAGGCCTGCTTCAATCTCGGGCGCATACTCCAGGAACACGGGGACCTCACAAAAGCCGAGGGCTGCTATCGGCGGGCGCTCGAACTCTATCCTGGCTTCCTCGCAGCCCACTACGGCCTCGGGGAAGTGTTCGATCTGCAGAGCCGCTTCGCGGAGTCGGAGGCGTGTTATCGACGGGTGATCGAGATTCAGTCCGACCTGGCGAAGGCGCACAACAATCTGGCGGTTGCACTCACGCGACAGGAAAGACCGGGGGAGTCGGAGGCCAGTAGCCGCCGGGCACTCGAACTGACCCCTCGTTTTGCGGAGGCCTTCTGCAATCTTGGAGCCGCGCTTCAGGATCAGGGGCGGCTGGCGGAGGCGGCAGACAGCTACCGCGGCGCGCTCGAGATCCGGCCCGATCTTCAGGTCGCACATCACGGCCTGCTCTTCTGTCTCAGCCACAGCGACGGGGTCGAGCCCGAGGCTCTCTTTGCTGAGCATCTTCGCTTCGCCGAACGCTTCGAGACCCCGCTGCGTTCCGCATGGCCGCGCCACCAAAACTCCCGTGAGCCCAACCGTCGTCTGCAAGTCGGCTTCGTCTCCGGCGACCTTCGCCAGCACGCTCTGGCCTACTTCATCGAGCCTCTGTTTTCACACTTGGCGGCCGATGACGGGCTGTCGCTCCACGTCTACTCCAATCACGCCGCCGAAGACACCGTCACCGATCGGCTGCGCGGCCACGTGCCCCATTGGAACCGGATCTTCGCCCTCTCCGACGTTGCTCTGGCCGCGAAGATCAGCGCCGACGGCATCGATATTCTGGTCGACCTGACCGGCCACACCGCCCGCAACCGCCTGTTGGCCTTTGCCCGCAAACCCGCGCCGGTGCAGTGTGGCTGGATCGGGTACCTCGGCACCAGCGGCCTCCGGAGCATCGACTACTACCTCGCCGACCGCGATTTTCTTCCACCCGGCGAGTTCGACCGCTACTTCACCGAGAAGATCGTCTACCTGCCGGCGGTCGCGCCCTTCCAGCCCAATCCGGACGCGCCTGCCGTCAATCCGCTCCCGGCGCTGGAGAGCGGCCACCTCACCTTCGGCAGCTTCAGTCGCCTCTCCAAGCTCAGCCGCCCCGTTATCTCTCTATGGTCGCAGCTGCTACGCGGCCTGCCGGAGTCGCAGATGCTCATCGCCGGAATGCCCCGCGACGGCCGCTATGAATCGCTCAGCGGCTGGTTCCATGACGAGGGCATCGCCTCCGAACGCCTACAGTTTCACCCGCGCTGCGACAGCCGGAGCTACTTTGCACTCCATCATCAGGTTGACCTCTGTCTGGACCCCTTCCCCTTTACCGGAGCCACGACCACCAGCCACGCCCTGTGGATGGGCGTGCCCACCCTGACCCTCACCGGCCAATCCGTGCCGGGGAGACTCGGCCCCGTTCTGCTTCACCACGCTGGTCTCGGAGACTTTGTCGCCCGCAGCCCGCAGGAGTTTGTGGAGAAAGGCATTTATTGGGCGCGGAATCTGGAATCGCTGGCCCGGCTCCGCGCAGGTCTGCGGGAACGCTTCCTCCAGTCGCCGATCGGCCAGCCAGCCATCGTCGCCCAGGGCCTCTCCGTCGCCTTTCGCCAGATGTGGCGAAGCTGGTGCGCCGCAGCGCTAGAACCGGAAACCGGGGTCCCATTGAACGAGGAAATCCGTTGA
- a CDS encoding amidase, translated as MSTELIYSDATKLAELIRTREVSPVEVMKAHLDRIEAVNPKVNAIVTIADGALKSAKDAEAAVLRGDELGPLHGVPFTVKDSIDTAKILTQRGSPIFKGRTPETDATSVARMKKAGALLLAKTNLPEFSYGIESDNLLTGRTKNPWNLDLTPGGSSGGESAAIAAGMSPLGLATDLAISVRGPAAHTGVVSLKATHGRVPMTGIWPREPRRFWHVGPMARSIRDLSLAFSQLAGPDGQDGYSSSAVPFDAGVGIANERPLRVGWLVEPGFGPIDPETTSTVQAAAEALRGLGHTVESIRIPALERDFGLEVFSRLHVLEMKPGFVKATAGRSEDEISYMAKFMLGLPDTPAADYIDAVQGAERLKDGYAEYFQKHDVLLTPVLPTPSFKHGQEELLINGQTIGAMGIMNITSHLSVTGLPGVSMRFGTSKEGMPIGVQIVGSWQTESTILHIASLLEQASPVRDLHPNL; from the coding sequence ATGAGCACTGAACTGATTTATTCCGACGCAACGAAGCTGGCCGAACTGATCCGCACACGCGAGGTCTCTCCGGTTGAAGTCATGAAGGCACACCTTGATCGCATCGAGGCCGTCAACCCCAAGGTGAATGCGATCGTTACGATTGCTGATGGTGCCCTGAAGTCCGCCAAAGATGCAGAAGCGGCGGTACTACGGGGGGATGAACTCGGCCCCCTTCACGGTGTGCCCTTCACTGTGAAGGATTCGATCGACACCGCGAAGATACTGACCCAACGTGGATCGCCGATCTTCAAAGGACGCACGCCCGAGACCGATGCGACCAGCGTCGCGCGCATGAAGAAAGCAGGGGCTCTTCTGCTTGCGAAGACCAACCTTCCTGAGTTCTCCTACGGGATTGAAAGCGACAACCTGCTCACCGGTCGGACGAAGAATCCCTGGAATCTGGACCTGACGCCGGGTGGCTCAAGCGGTGGTGAGTCGGCGGCGATCGCGGCGGGCATGTCTCCGCTTGGTCTTGCTACCGATCTTGCAATCTCCGTCCGTGGTCCGGCTGCCCACACCGGCGTTGTGTCGCTCAAAGCGACCCACGGACGCGTGCCCATGACAGGCATCTGGCCGCGTGAGCCGCGCCGCTTCTGGCATGTGGGCCCGATGGCCCGGAGTATTCGCGATCTGTCGTTGGCGTTTTCGCAGCTCGCTGGGCCCGACGGACAGGACGGCTACTCCAGCAGCGCCGTCCCATTTGATGCCGGAGTTGGTATTGCCAACGAGCGTCCTCTTCGTGTGGGCTGGCTTGTAGAGCCCGGCTTTGGACCGATCGACCCGGAGACTACTTCAACGGTGCAAGCTGCCGCGGAAGCACTCAGAGGCCTCGGTCACACCGTCGAGTCCATACGCATCCCTGCACTTGAGCGCGACTTTGGGCTCGAGGTGTTCAGCCGTCTACATGTCCTGGAGATGAAGCCTGGATTCGTGAAGGCTACGGCCGGCCGTAGCGAGGATGAGATCTCCTACATGGCCAAATTCATGCTCGGGCTGCCCGATACACCGGCGGCGGACTACATCGATGCAGTGCAGGGAGCGGAGCGGCTAAAGGATGGCTATGCCGAGTACTTCCAAAAGCACGACGTATTGCTCACCCCAGTACTTCCAACTCCATCCTTTAAGCATGGCCAGGAAGAGTTGCTGATCAACGGTCAGACTATTGGCGCCATGGGCATCATGAATATCACATCGCACTTAAGCGTTACCGGTCTGCCGGGCGTTTCCATGCGGTTCGGCACGAGCAAGGAAGGAATGCCGATCGGTGTACAAATCGTCGGCAGCTGGCAAACCGAGTCCACGATTCTTCACATCGCTTCGCTTCTGGAGCAGGCTAGCCCTGTGCGCGATCTACACCCGAATCTCTAA
- a CDS encoding TetR/AcrR family transcriptional regulator — MSANAREDILAAAKLVAQAHGYAGLNFRDLAEQVGIKAASIYYHFPSKAELATAVAKRYWEDAAAYLESLLQNSPKPLDALRRYPETFRWALENDNRICLCSFMSAQFDDLPDVVKTEVQAFTDVNVAWLRKTLVAAKVASPKEAEKRARAIYSGIVGAQLMARSRADISLYDSLIDGYRAAGLLPA, encoded by the coding sequence GTGAGTGCAAACGCTCGTGAAGACATCCTGGCCGCCGCGAAGCTTGTTGCTCAAGCTCACGGTTATGCAGGGTTGAACTTCCGTGATTTGGCTGAACAGGTCGGCATCAAAGCCGCAAGTATCTACTATCACTTCCCGAGCAAAGCCGAACTGGCTACGGCGGTGGCGAAGCGCTATTGGGAGGATGCTGCAGCTTATCTTGAGTCTCTGCTGCAGAACTCACCGAAGCCGCTGGATGCGCTGCGGCGTTATCCGGAGACCTTTCGCTGGGCTCTAGAGAACGACAATCGCATTTGCCTTTGCAGCTTTATGTCTGCGCAATTCGACGACCTGCCTGACGTAGTGAAGACGGAAGTTCAAGCTTTCACCGACGTCAACGTTGCTTGGCTAAGAAAGACATTGGTCGCCGCTAAGGTTGCTAGCCCCAAAGAAGCCGAGAAACGAGCACGTGCGATCTACTCTGGAATCGTTGGTGCTCAACTGATGGCAAGGAGCCGCGCAGATATCTCTCTCTACGACAGCCTGATTGACGGCTACCGTGCCGCAGGATTGCTTCCCGCGTGA